A window of Funiculus sociatus GB2-C1 genomic DNA:
GATGACCTTAATTCCAAAAGCACTGATCCCTAAAACCGCTAGTGCCGGAATCATGCCAGGTTCAGGTACCGTTTCATACTCAATCTCCTCCCCAGAAAGTGCAGGAAACAATTCTGGAGCGCGACGAGCTTTAGTCGCTTGCTCAAAGGCGTAGGCATAGCCCAATAGTGTTGGCTCGCTGTAGGCCTGTCCAAAGAAGGAAATTGTTACTGGCAAGTCATCGGAGGTAAACCCTGCCGGAACCTGAACATCTGGGAAGCCTGAAATGTTTGCAATATTTGTAGGCGATATCCCTGGGTTACACACAAACGTGGGATCAGTTATTCCAGGAAGTGGGCTCGCTGGACAGCCTGATGTGGGATAAATCAAGGCATCGAGACTATTGGCATTCAACAAGTCTAGAGTCGCATTGCGAACTAACGCTCTGCCATTGGTAAACGCATCTATATAATCAGGATCAGTAATGGATGCACTTGCCTGCTCATTCTTAAACAAATTTAAGCGCGTTGGATACTGCTTAAAAAAGTCATTTTTTTCTGCAAGAGCAATGATATCATCAAGATCTTTGGGATATTGATCGCCTACGGTTGCTAAGTAATCAGGAATTTGCTCCTTAAACTCTGGCCATCGAACTCGTGTGTAAATCGTTTCTTTGGCTGTAAGAATCTCGGGCGGATAAAAGACAGAATCAACAATAGTTGCTCCCAACGTTTTCATTTTGGCGATCGCATTCTCAACAATCTGATCGACCTCAGGGTTACGACCAAAGAAATCACGCGCCACGCCAATTCGTGCACCTTGCAATGCGCCCTTATCTAGAAACTGCGTGTAGTCTTTGAAAAACTTACCTTCGCTTCCTAGCGTTGCTGGATCAGCGGGGTCAATACCTGCCATGATGCCAAGAGTAATAGCAGCATCTTCAACGGTTCGAGTTAACGGTCCTCCCACATCAAATGACAGAGCCAGCGGAATAATGCCGTCACGGCTTGTTAACCCTAGCGTGGGTTTAATTCCCACCAGTCCATTAGCCGCCGCTGGACCTCGAATCGACCCACCTGTATCACTACCCGTACCAATCACGCCGAAGTTGGCAGCGATCGCGGCTCCAGTACCACCGCTAGAGCCAGCCGGGCTGCGCTCTAAGTTATAGGGATTGCTTGTTAAACCAGCGAGAGACCCACCCGGAACGCCAGCCGCAAACTCTGACATATTTGCCTTGGCAAAGATAACAGCTCCTGCATCCCGCAGTTGCTTCACCAAAAATCCATCATCTGGAGGCACCGACCCTTTAAGAACCGCTGAACCCCCCGTTGTGGGCATATCAAAGGTATCGTAGTTGTCTTTGAGAATGACTGGAATTCCATGTAGTGGGCTTCTCGGACCCGTTGTTTGACGCTCTATATCTAACGCTTTAGCAATTTCTAGTGCATCTGAATTAACCGTGATAATTGAGTTAAGGCTGTCATCATATGTATCAATTCGATTGAGATATAACTCAATCAATTGTTCAGATGTCAGCGCGCCCGCATCAAACGCTCTATTGATTTCAGAAACTGTTGCCTCTTCTAGCTGAAACGTTGCTGCCAACGCTCCTAGCGGAAGAAGTCCTAGTGCTACCGTTTGAGCTGCTACCAATGTAGCCGTTCGTTTCATGCTTTTTAACACAGTATTTGCTCCTAATAGTCAGGTGAATGAATGATTTAGACAGGTAATATGTAAACCAAACCTGCAAAATTAGGTCGGGCTTTGTGCTTTCTTACGCTTTAGACCGAAAGCTGATAATCCGGTGATACCTAGTGCGATCACCATTCCTG
This region includes:
- a CDS encoding amidase family protein — its product is MKRTATLVAAQTVALGLLPLGALAATFQLEEATVSEINRAFDAGALTSEQLIELYLNRIDTYDDSLNSIITVNSDALEIAKALDIERQTTGPRSPLHGIPVILKDNYDTFDMPTTGGSAVLKGSVPPDDGFLVKQLRDAGAVIFAKANMSEFAAGVPGGSLAGLTSNPYNLERSPAGSSGGTGAAIAANFGVIGTGSDTGGSIRGPAAANGLVGIKPTLGLTSRDGIIPLALSFDVGGPLTRTVEDAAITLGIMAGIDPADPATLGSEGKFFKDYTQFLDKGALQGARIGVARDFFGRNPEVDQIVENAIAKMKTLGATIVDSVFYPPEILTAKETIYTRVRWPEFKEQIPDYLATVGDQYPKDLDDIIALAEKNDFFKQYPTRLNLFKNEQASASITDPDYIDAFTNGRALVRNATLDLLNANSLDALIYPTSGCPASPLPGITDPTFVCNPGISPTNIANISGFPDVQVPAGFTSDDLPVTISFFGQAYSEPTLLGYAYAFEQATKARRAPELFPALSGEEIEYETVPEPGMIPALAVLGISAFGIKVIRRGKKQNKYRPETVVAE